In the genome of Nitrospira japonica, one region contains:
- a CDS encoding TauD/TfdA family dioxygenase, with amino-acid sequence MDDASGAATGLRACAVGRLDADTPLPVVVTPTERLPLAGYQDDIDRVIGAHLSTVGGILFRGFPVDSAADFEAMVKRISPDLASYEFGSTPRSQVHNQIYTSTEYPPHQHIPLHNEQAYTTEWPMKIWFYCAQASPEGGYTPIADSREMYRHIPARIRDRFVEKGVMYVRNYGNGLDVPWTKVFNTMDRGVVERFCRAAEIAYEWKPDGELRTRQVCQAVAVHPRTGETVWFNQAHLFHVSNLESAVREALLSVVSEADLPRQACYGDGTPIDTAVLDEIRDVYRCHAVQFPWQRGDVLMLDNMLAAHGRTPFKGPRKILVAMAESSKH; translated from the coding sequence ATGGACGACGCGTCCGGTGCGGCCACGGGATTGCGAGCCTGCGCGGTAGGACGGCTGGATGCCGACACTCCGCTTCCGGTCGTGGTGACGCCGACCGAACGGTTGCCGCTGGCCGGCTATCAGGATGACATCGACCGTGTAATCGGGGCCCATCTCTCCACTGTCGGCGGCATCCTGTTTCGAGGATTTCCCGTCGATTCGGCGGCGGATTTCGAGGCCATGGTCAAGCGGATTTCCCCGGACCTCGCGTCGTACGAATTCGGGTCGACGCCGCGGTCGCAAGTCCACAATCAGATCTACACGTCGACGGAATATCCTCCGCACCAGCACATCCCGCTGCACAACGAGCAGGCCTATACCACCGAATGGCCGATGAAGATCTGGTTTTACTGCGCGCAGGCGTCTCCGGAGGGCGGTTACACGCCGATCGCGGACAGCCGCGAGATGTATCGGCACATTCCGGCCCGGATCAGGGACCGGTTCGTCGAAAAGGGCGTGATGTACGTCCGCAACTACGGCAACGGACTGGACGTGCCCTGGACCAAGGTCTTCAACACCATGGACCGCGGCGTCGTCGAGCGGTTCTGCCGCGCGGCTGAGATTGCCTATGAGTGGAAGCCGGACGGGGAACTGCGCACGCGCCAGGTCTGCCAGGCCGTCGCCGTGCACCCGCGCACCGGTGAGACGGTCTGGTTCAACCAGGCGCATCTGTTTCACGTGTCCAACCTGGAATCGGCGGTACGCGAGGCGTTGCTCTCCGTCGTCAGCGAAGCCGATCTTCCGCGGCAGGCCTGTTACGGGGATGGCACGCCGATCGACACGGCGGTGCTGGATGAAATCAGGGACGTCTACCGGTGTCACGCCGTCCAATTTCCGTGGCAACGGGGCGACGTGCTGATGTTGGACAACATGCTGGCGGCGCATGGGCGCACGCCGTTCAAAGGCCCGCGCAAGATCCTCGTGGCCATGGCTGAATCGAGCAAGCACTAA
- a CDS encoding thioesterase II family protein, with protein sequence MLTAARPSPWVVTHRPSPDGMRLICFPYAGAGASAFRSWPDGLPSDVEICAVQLPGRESRITEPPVADLRELVPRLSDALEPYLDRPFAFFGHSIGALVCFELARELRRARGLEPVHLFVSGCPAPHHPDSDRLSELSESEFVDRLKQFNGTPPEVLHHPELMQLVLPTLRADFSLRDRYLHRDEPPLGCPITAFGGMADGHVSGAKLEGWKRHSRERFQLWLFQGDHFFLRTAQEPMLEALSSLVSRCRGTAR encoded by the coding sequence ATGCTGACCGCGGCGCGGCCGTCGCCCTGGGTCGTGACTCATCGGCCGTCGCCCGACGGGATGCGTCTGATCTGCTTCCCGTACGCGGGGGCCGGGGCGTCGGCATTCCGAAGCTGGCCGGACGGGCTGCCGTCCGACGTCGAGATCTGCGCCGTACAGCTCCCGGGTCGGGAATCCCGAATCACGGAGCCGCCGGTCGCCGACCTGCGCGAACTCGTGCCGCGATTGAGTGACGCGCTTGAGCCGTACCTCGATCGACCGTTCGCGTTTTTCGGCCACAGCATCGGCGCATTGGTGTGTTTCGAGTTGGCGCGCGAACTCCGGCGCGCCAGGGGCCTCGAGCCCGTTCACTTGTTCGTGTCCGGCTGCCCCGCGCCGCACCATCCGGATTCGGATCGTCTGAGCGAGCTGTCCGAATCCGAGTTCGTCGACCGGTTGAAGCAGTTCAACGGCACGCCGCCGGAAGTGCTCCATCATCCGGAACTGATGCAGTTGGTCCTACCCACGCTGCGCGCGGACTTTTCGCTCCGCGACCGCTACCTGCACCGCGACGAGCCGCCGCTGGGTTGCCCGATCACGGCGTTCGGCGGGATGGCCGACGGCCACGTGAGCGGCGCCAAACTGGAAGGCTGGAAGCGGCACTCGCGTGAGCGATTCCAGCTGTGGCTGTTCCAAGGCGATCACTTTTTTCTTCGGACCGCGCAGGAGCCGATGCTGGAAGCCCTGTCCTCTTTGGTGTCGCGATGCCGGGGGACGGCGCGATGA
- a CDS encoding MbtH family protein has product MQNEEREDTTVYKVVVNHEEQYSIWPAYRDNPLGWKDAGKTGLKAECLAYITEVWTDMRPLSLRQWMDQQAKSEKTATSC; this is encoded by the coding sequence ATGCAGAACGAGGAACGGGAAGACACGACCGTATACAAAGTCGTGGTGAACCATGAGGAACAGTATTCGATCTGGCCCGCCTATCGGGACAATCCGCTGGGTTGGAAAGACGCCGGCAAGACGGGCCTGAAGGCTGAATGCCTGGCGTATATCACGGAGGTATGGACCGACATGCGGCCGCTGAGCCTGCGGCAATGGATGGACCAGCAGGCCAAGTCCGAGAAGACGGCGACGTCATGCTGA